In Rhizobium jaguaris, a single window of DNA contains:
- the cydB gene encoding cytochrome d ubiquinol oxidase subunit II, with the protein MGIDLPLIWAIIIGFGLMMYVIMDGFDLGIGILFPFIGNREDRDTMVNTVAPVWDGNETWLVFGGAALLAAFPLAYSVILSALYLPLLLMLAGLIWRGVAFEFRFKAEEAHRPFWDKAFAWGSYIATFSQGVVLGAFLNGFNVVDGAYAGGSFDWLTPFSLFTGLSLLVSYALLGSTWLIMKTEGALQLCMKKLARPVTLALLAIIIIVSLWTPFSHPDVASRWFSLPNIVFFAPVPILVVLATWAIILSLGQDAQAAPFVLALFLLFLGYSGLAISLWPNIIPPSISIWDAAAPSQSMGFTLVGALFIIPVILAYTAWSYYVFRGKVKSGEGYH; encoded by the coding sequence ATGGGCATCGATCTTCCTCTCATATGGGCGATCATCATCGGTTTTGGCCTCATGATGTATGTCATCATGGATGGTTTCGATCTCGGCATCGGCATCCTCTTTCCCTTCATCGGAAACCGCGAGGATCGCGACACCATGGTCAATACCGTCGCTCCGGTCTGGGACGGAAACGAGACCTGGCTTGTATTCGGGGGAGCGGCGTTGTTGGCGGCCTTCCCCCTTGCCTATTCAGTTATCCTTAGCGCGCTTTACCTGCCGTTGTTGCTGATGCTGGCTGGCTTGATCTGGCGCGGCGTCGCCTTCGAGTTCCGTTTCAAGGCAGAGGAAGCTCACAGGCCTTTCTGGGACAAAGCCTTCGCTTGGGGCTCCTATATCGCCACCTTCTCGCAAGGTGTAGTGCTCGGCGCCTTCCTCAACGGGTTCAACGTCGTCGACGGCGCCTACGCGGGCGGCTCCTTTGACTGGCTGACGCCGTTCAGCCTGTTCACCGGCCTCAGCCTTCTCGTCTCCTATGCGCTGCTCGGCTCGACATGGCTGATTATGAAGACGGAAGGAGCGCTTCAGCTGTGCATGAAGAAACTGGCACGGCCGGTGACGCTCGCCCTGCTCGCCATCATCATCATCGTCAGCCTGTGGACCCCTTTTTCCCATCCAGATGTCGCGAGCCGCTGGTTCTCGCTACCGAACATAGTCTTCTTCGCGCCGGTGCCGATCCTCGTTGTGCTCGCTACATGGGCAATAATCCTCAGCCTTGGTCAAGACGCTCAGGCCGCCCCGTTTGTCCTCGCCCTCTTCCTGCTCTTTCTCGGTTACAGCGGGCTCGCGATCAGCCTCTGGCCGAACATCATCCCGCCGTCGATCTCGATCTGGGATGCCGCTGCACCGTCGCAGAGCATGGGCTTCACGCTGGTCGGCGCGCTCTTCATCATCCCCGTCATCCTCGCCTATACCGCCTGGTCCTATTACGTATTCCGCGGCAAGGTGAAATCCGGCGAAGGCTATCACTAA
- a CDS encoding DUF2474 family protein: MPAATTREEWLRRLGWLVLIWAASVAALAVVAMLFRLLMEFVGLAL, encoded by the coding sequence ATGCCGGCCGCGACGACCCGCGAGGAATGGCTGCGCCGACTTGGCTGGCTGGTCCTTATCTGGGCGGCGAGCGTCGCAGCGCTTGCGGTTGTTGCCATGCTATTCAGATTGCTGATGGAGTTTGTCGGACTTGCACTGTAG
- a CDS encoding response regulator transcription factor, with protein MMKKLLVSVVDDDRFFRESLRRLMRSLGYTVEAFPSAADFLASPRLTETACLIADIHMPAMTGLELYRHLVDTERRIPTILVTAYPNDADRARALNNGVVCYLRKPVDEDDLKRCVSSVLTAGGTRAGDS; from the coding sequence ATGATGAAGAAGTTATTGGTTTCAGTCGTTGACGATGATCGGTTCTTTCGCGAGTCCCTGCGAAGGCTCATGAGGTCGTTGGGCTACACCGTCGAGGCTTTTCCGTCAGCAGCCGATTTCCTCGCATCCCCTCGCCTCACGGAAACGGCTTGCCTCATCGCCGACATCCACATGCCTGCCATGACTGGGCTCGAACTGTACCGACACCTTGTCGATACGGAGCGAAGGATTCCGACAATCCTCGTGACAGCCTACCCCAATGATGCTGATCGGGCCCGCGCACTGAATAATGGTGTCGTCTGCTATCTGCGCAAGCCAGTGGATGAGGACGATCTCAAGAGGTGTGTTAGCTCAGTGCTTACGGCAGGTGGAACGAGAGCAGGAGATTCATGA
- a CDS encoding PAS domain-containing protein, with protein sequence MTTASNSPGENDSEAKRALQIIESMPGHAWSADATGRFTYVSPNTLAFLGNAREDLNIPDGEDEFGWRRVVHPDDYDRVAARWRHCLETGDHYDTEHRLRRADGVYRWFRNAGRPSRDSQGRITQWYGTTMDIDDQKRAEAALRDREREFSQLVDMVPSHLWRLTPDGEPTFFNKRMVDFLGLDVADTDRPGMSRLDAIIETIHPDDAAKFRDALNRCLVTGESFAMRYRLRRADGVHRWMSSRAEPLRDEDGRIVQWYGLCQDIDDQVHAEEDLQKSERRYRDLFHYMPIGLTQVDASKLVPLFKELRARGVTDLQTYIDEHPEFLPRALEALEVEEVNRHTIKMFGARNAEEMRGPITRYWQPGISTIRRSIEARYRGEEVFQEETKVARIDGGVIDVLFTTARPGAVADKSLVGFIDITERKKAEEALRDREREFSQLVEMLPSLIWRLSPEGEPTFLSKRLRNFLGTAIADAEKPGMGRLAAIIEGAVHPDDADSLKEALNHSFVTGDRFSKKYRLRRSDGVYRWMEGSAEPLRDESGRIVQWYGLSRDIDDQVHAEEALSRLRQMQSDFAHMNRVSTMGELAASLSHEITQPIASARNNARAAQNFLDIQPPDLGEVREALACVVGDSDRAGAIIDRIRKQMKKAPPRKECFDLNAAIDEMIALARSVTIEKAVSVQTRFANGLGVVEGDRVQLQQVILNLILNAVEAIKAVEMGPRELLISTQQDGTEVVVAVRDTGPGIDPKQLERVFEAFYTTKPSGTGMGLSICRSIIDAHGGRLWAEPNEPRGAIFQFTLPGAEARS encoded by the coding sequence ATGACGACAGCATCCAACTCACCTGGCGAAAACGACTCCGAAGCAAAGCGCGCGCTGCAAATTATCGAGAGCATGCCCGGCCACGCATGGTCGGCCGACGCCACCGGAAGGTTCACGTATGTCAGTCCAAACACCCTGGCTTTCCTCGGTAACGCGCGCGAAGATCTTAATATTCCCGACGGCGAGGATGAGTTCGGCTGGCGTCGGGTCGTCCATCCCGACGATTATGATCGAGTCGCCGCCAGATGGCGCCATTGCCTCGAAACGGGCGATCACTATGACACAGAGCATCGTCTGCGCCGCGCCGATGGTGTGTATCGCTGGTTTCGAAACGCAGGACGACCCTCACGCGATAGTCAGGGGCGTATCACCCAATGGTACGGCACGACAATGGACATTGACGACCAGAAGCGGGCCGAGGCGGCGCTTCGCGACCGGGAGCGGGAGTTCTCGCAGCTTGTAGACATGGTTCCGAGTCACCTTTGGCGGCTGACGCCGGACGGCGAGCCGACCTTCTTCAACAAGCGCATGGTTGATTTCCTCGGCCTGGACGTAGCGGATACGGACAGGCCGGGGATGAGCCGGCTGGACGCGATTATAGAGACCATCCACCCGGACGACGCAGCGAAGTTTAGGGACGCCCTCAACCGCTGCCTCGTCACCGGCGAGAGTTTCGCCATGCGGTATCGCCTGCGCCGCGCTGACGGCGTCCATCGCTGGATGTCGAGCCGCGCCGAGCCATTGCGGGACGAGGACGGGCGCATCGTTCAGTGGTACGGCCTCTGCCAAGATATTGACGATCAAGTGCACGCAGAAGAGGATTTGCAGAAAAGCGAGCGCCGCTACCGCGACCTGTTCCATTATATGCCGATCGGGCTCACCCAGGTGGATGCGAGCAAGCTCGTTCCCCTGTTCAAGGAGTTGCGGGCACGAGGTGTAACGGATCTCCAAACCTATATCGACGAGCACCCCGAATTCCTGCCGCGTGCGCTGGAAGCGCTGGAAGTCGAAGAGGTCAACCGGCACACCATCAAAATGTTCGGCGCAAGGAATGCAGAGGAGATGCGCGGCCCGATTACCCGCTACTGGCAGCCGGGCATTTCCACCATCCGCCGCTCCATCGAGGCCCGTTATCGCGGTGAGGAGGTTTTCCAGGAAGAGACCAAGGTGGCGCGAATCGACGGCGGCGTCATCGATGTCCTTTTCACGACCGCTCGCCCCGGCGCAGTCGCCGACAAGAGCCTGGTCGGCTTCATCGATATCACGGAGCGCAAGAAAGCCGAGGAGGCCTTGCGCGACCGGGAGCGCGAGTTCTCGCAGCTCGTGGAGATGCTTCCGAGCCTCATCTGGAGATTGAGTCCGGAGGGAGAGCCCACTTTCCTCAGCAAGCGACTGAGGAATTTTCTCGGCACAGCGATAGCAGATGCGGAGAAGCCTGGCATGGGCCGGCTGGCGGCCATTATAGAGGGCGCCGTCCATCCCGATGATGCGGACAGCCTCAAGGAAGCGCTCAACCATTCCTTCGTCACCGGCGATCGCTTCTCCAAGAAGTATCGCCTGCGGCGTTCAGATGGCGTTTATCGCTGGATGGAAGGCAGCGCGGAGCCACTGCGGGATGAGAGCGGGCGCATCGTTCAGTGGTACGGCCTCTCTCGCGACATAGATGATCAGGTGCATGCCGAAGAGGCGCTGTCGCGATTGCGGCAGATGCAATCGGATTTCGCTCACATGAACCGGGTAAGCACGATGGGAGAATTGGCTGCCTCGCTGTCTCACGAAATCACGCAACCGATCGCCAGTGCGCGCAACAATGCCCGCGCAGCCCAGAATTTTCTTGACATACAGCCGCCGGACTTAGGCGAGGTCAGGGAAGCGCTCGCCTGCGTTGTCGGCGATTCCGATCGAGCAGGGGCCATCATCGACCGCATTCGCAAGCAAATGAAGAAGGCTCCGCCGAGAAAAGAGTGCTTTGATCTCAACGCTGCCATCGATGAAATGATCGCATTAGCGCGAAGCGTAACCATCGAAAAAGCGGTTTCGGTCCAGACCCGGTTTGCCAACGGGTTGGGTGTCGTCGAGGGGGATCGGGTTCAACTACAGCAAGTCATCCTCAACCTGATCCTTAACGCGGTCGAAGCGATCAAGGCGGTCGAGATGGGGCCACGAGAGCTGTTGATCAGCACCCAACAAGACGGCACTGAAGTCGTCGTGGCAGTCCGCGACACCGGGCCAGGGATCGATCCGAAGCAGTTGGAGCGCGTTTTCGAGGCGTTCTATACCACCAAGCCCAGCGGAACTGGGATGGGCTTGTCGATATGCCGGTCCATCATCGATGCCCACGGGGGTCGGCTGTGGGCGGAGCCAAACGAGCCTCGCGGCGCTATATTTCAGTTCACCTTGCCTGGCGCAGAAGCGAGATCATGA
- a CDS encoding response regulator transcription factor, whose protein sequence is MLDPNSTVLVIDDDPEVRASVGRLLRSVGVTAQLFGSIADFLRSDPPDGPTCLVLDVRLPGQSGLDLQRELAEANREIPIIFVTGHGDIPMSVQAMKRGAIEFLTKPYRDQDLLDAIQLGLSRDRARRENEKDLVDLRARFGSLSPREREIMIEVARGRLSKQIAYDIGIAEATVKVHRSRAMQKMKAGSLPELGRMAEKLKLVPDKPQRS, encoded by the coding sequence ATGCTTGACCCAAACTCCACCGTCTTGGTCATCGACGACGATCCGGAGGTTCGAGCCTCGGTCGGGCGCTTATTGCGATCGGTCGGTGTCACCGCCCAGCTGTTTGGGTCCATTGCCGATTTTCTCAGGTCCGATCCACCGGATGGGCCGACCTGCCTAGTGCTCGACGTCAGATTGCCGGGGCAAAGCGGTCTTGATTTGCAGCGCGAGCTCGCCGAGGCAAACAGGGAAATACCTATCATCTTCGTCACGGGGCACGGCGACATCCCGATGTCCGTGCAGGCGATGAAGAGAGGTGCCATCGAATTCCTGACCAAGCCGTATCGCGATCAGGATCTCCTCGACGCCATTCAACTCGGCCTTTCCCGTGATCGCGCACGCCGGGAAAACGAGAAGGACCTGGTCGACCTTAGGGCGCGCTTCGGCTCGCTCAGTCCGAGGGAGCGCGAGATCATGATTGAGGTCGCTCGCGGCCGCCTGAGCAAACAGATTGCCTATGATATCGGCATCGCCGAAGCCACCGTGAAGGTGCATCGGAGCAGGGCTATGCAGAAGATGAAGGCCGGTTCGCTTCCCGAGCTGGGCCGAATGGCGGAGAAGCTCAAGCTGGTGCCCGACAAGCCGCAACGCTCGTGA